From Theileria annulata chromosome 1, complete sequence, *** SEQUENCING IN PROGRESS ***, one genomic window encodes:
- a CDS encoding ribosomal RNA methyltransferase (FtsJ) (Tap349e08.q2ks7.cand.73 - score = 23.86) has translation MAHTTKENRDIYYRKAKEEGFRARSAYKLLQIFESFHILYPKLDEESALSILLNSSCSYCEHNINKNDYIDKIVISERTKENLCSTGPGSDSESDDYSELGLVDYVKIKRNCLELGRIKNVVDLCSAPGSWSQLLSKMVHEDYETLKNACKKLQTQQEVCKNLVEYVNIKPVIVAIDIQQMAPIEGVRFLKGDITDPEILKEVLQLFIENVSRNINQAYGGEYDEKLRRNAQLITCDGAPDISGLHETDSFLQSYLIKSALSVCFSLLDPDGCFICKTFFSSENTPIFTQVSSFFDYCTIFKPSASRSSSFEHFIVAVGYKPFGHILNTPKSQEIDDEREIDSELKEIIKAAGKAISWD, from the coding sequence ATGGCTCATACCACTAAGGAGAATAGAGATATTTATTATCGGAAGGCCAAAGAAGAAGGGTTTAGAGCAAGAAGCGCATACAAACTTTTACAGATTTTTGAGTCATTCCATATTCTTTACCCTAAACTAGACGAAGAATCAGCTTTGTCGATTCTTTTAAACTCTTCGTGCTCATATTGTGaacataatataaataaaaatgattacattgataaaattgttatttcAGAACGCACTAAAGAAAACTTATGTTCTACTGGCCCAGGTTCTGATTCTGAGTCAGATGATTACTCAGAACTTGGTTTAGTGGATtatgtaaaaattaaacgAAACTGCCTTGAATTAGGAAGAATCAAAAACGTAGTTGACCTCTGCTCAGCTCCAGGAAGCTGGTCGCAACTCCTCAGTAAAATGGTCCACGAAGACTACGAAACTCTGAAAAACGCTTGCAAGAAACTTCAAACCCAACAGGAAGTATGTAAAAACTTGGTTGAGTACGTAAATATTAAGCCGGTGATTGTGGCAATAGATATTCAACAGATGGCGCCAATTGAAGGAGTCCGTTTTTTAAAGGGGGACATAACTGACCCTGAAATATTGAAGGAGGTCCTGCAACTCTTCATTGAAAACGTATCTAGAAACATAAATCAGGCTTACGGAGGAGAATATGATGAAAAACTCAGAAGAAATGCACAACTGATAACCTGCGATGGAGCCCCTGATATTAGTGGACTCCATGAAACAGACTCCTTTCTACAGTCTTACTTAATAAAATCAGCCCTTTCAGTTTGTTTTTCACTTCTCGACCCTGATGGCTGCTTCATTTGCAAGACCTTCTTTAGCTCAGAAAACACTCCGATTTTCACTCAGGTATCCTCTTTTTTCGACTACTGTACAATATTCAAGCCTAGCGCCTCACGTTCTTCAAGCTTTGAGCACTTTATAGTTGCTGTGGGTTACAAACCCTTTGGTCACATTTTGAATACGCCTAAATCACAAGAAATTGATGATGAAAGAGAAATTGACTCTGAGCTTAAAGAGATTATTAAAGCGGCGGGGAAGGCAATATCCTGGGACTAG
- a CDS encoding uncharacterized protein (Tap349e08.q2ks7.cand.71 - score = 25.48), with protein sequence MSTDVSKLNEESHENENSENVVDNVDKDPYKLKNAEYIKPSSKYKNKQKILVFGNKRISQLGRNLLKDLIALLPHHKPESKWDSKSGYKEINELCELNSCTGALYLESRKNEMIMWMAKTPKGPTLKSRVTNIHTLKDSTFTGNCLARSRPLLTFDKSFSDEPYLKLIQKLFSQILGTPNNHPKSMPFHDHCLSFFFVDNRIHLRHYQISPKNEFSMNSVDNQVLDEIGPQFVLEPILILDGSFSGITLWRNSKYISPLMVKRYERQLKMNRRRIPRKKKVILVLEDNVQLPEDELSISNVFSIPDRK encoded by the exons atGTCAACTGATGTTTCAAAATTGAACGAAGAATCTCATGAAAATGAGAATAGTGAAAATGTAGTAGATAACGTTGACAAAGACCCTTACAAACTAAAAAATGCCGAATATATAAAGCCTTCCAGTAAATATAAGAATAAACAAAAGATTTTGGTCTTCGGAAACAAAAGGATATCGCAACTTGGAAGAAACCTGTTGAAGGACCTAATAGCTCTCCTTCCACATCATAAACCAGAA TCTAAATGGGATAGTAAATCTGGATATAAGGAAATAAACGAATTATGTGAACTGAACAG TTGTACTGGAGCCTTGTATCTGGAATCCAGAAAAAATGAGATGATAATGTGGATGGCAAAAACACCTAAAGGTCCAACTCTGAAATCAAGAGTTACAAATA TACATACACTCAAGGATTCTACCTTTACTGGAAACTGTTTGGCAAGGTCAAGGCCATTGTTGACTTTTGACAAGTCTTTCAGTGATGAACCTTACCTTAAACTGATTCAAAAGTTATTTTCTCAGATACTAGGTACACCGAACAATCACCCAAAGAGCATGCCCTTCCACGACCACTGTTTATCATTTTTCTTTGTTGATAACAGAATACACTTAAGGCACTACCAAATAAGTCCTAAAAATGAGTTTTCAATGAATTCAGTGGATAATCAAGTGCTCGATGAAATAG GGCCTCAGTTTGTTCTAGAACCCATTTTGATTCTAGACGGAAGTTTTTCTGGGATTACACTGTGGCGTAATTCCAAATATATATCTCCATTGATG GTTAAGAGGTATGAGCGTCAACTGAAGATGAATAGGAGGAGGATTCCTAGGAAAAAGAAGgtaattttagtttta GAAGATAACGTTCAGTTACCTGAAGATGAATTGTCTATATCTAATGTGTTTTCCATACCAGATCGGAAATAA
- a CDS encoding nonsense-mediated mRNA decay protein (NMD3) (Tap349e08.q2ks7.cand.70 - score = 42.45): MPDWLFTSPTKLDSIYPPMQCFLCGEFVSAPTSSRMCSTCLTKSVDLSENVSTHCTILQCTTCTRFYHDRWLNCELESKELLSICLKKIKGIDLMKIVDAHFKWTEPHSKKLKVNVTVQKEVENNCVVEQSLSIDFTIASAQCASCKQMYTPHTWKALVQIRQKTKDKKHILLLEQIILKHNAHENVLNILSRRNGFDLHFSSRNDAQKFADFVSDKIVSQIKNSKKLVTQDVNNNKYNYKYTLHVSLVPICTDDLVFLSPKVSSIYGGISPFLLCINLTSTISLMDPFTLRKLEVSSDKYWRNPFVSCKKWRFNLFLVFNKFNLCEFIVLNIEKDYTRKSKDQQYELVDVEIMPSNSSKIIYTKSHLGKILTVGGTYLGYDIKRINMNGLSEQETDISNRIPFDVILVRKAKKYSSKHNWVLKRMFRRKNNQKDKDNDMEEDIDEDELLDFKEEIVNRKEFQKDIDFYRNPRAKPHKEFDITPSSDMSDEFAMNNLSVQLKDLSIHDDEYF; the protein is encoded by the exons atgCCGGACTGGTTATTCACATCTCCTACAAAGCTGGATTCTATTTATCCACCTATGCAATGCTTTCTTTGTGGAGAGTTTGTTTCGGCCCCTACTTCATCAAGGATGTGCTCCACTTGCCTTACCAAAAGCGTAGATTTGAGCGAAAACGTATCCACTCACTGTACTATACTTCAATGCACAACTTGTACAAGATTTTATCACGATAGATG GTTAAACTGCGAATTGGAAAGTAAAGAGTTGTTATCAATTTGCCTTAAAAAGATAAAAGGGATTGATTTGATGAAAATCGTAGATGCACACTTCAAATGGACTGAACCGCATAGTAAAAAACTTAAAGTTAACGTCACAGTTCAAAAGGaagttgaaaataattGCGTAGTGGAGCAGTCACTTTCAATAGATTTTACTATAGCCTCAGCACAATGCGCTAGCTGTAAACAAATGTACACTCCCCATACTTGGAAAGCTTTGGTCCAGATAAGGCAAAAAACTAAGGATAAGAAACATATACTTTTGTTGGAGCAGATTATCCTTAAGCATAACGCACACGAG aatgttttaaatatattatcaagGAGGAACGGATTTGATCTCCATTTCTCATCAAGAAACGATGCCCAAAAATTCGCAGATTTTGTGTCAGATAAAATCGTTTCACAGATTAAAAACAGCAAGAAACTAGTGACTCAAGATGTCAAcaataacaaatataactataaataCACATTACATGTCTCACTGGTGCCAATTTGCACAGATGACCTTGTGTTTCTATCACCCAAGGTTTCGTCAATATATGGTGGAATCTCACCTTTTCTACTCTGCATAAACTTGACTTCCACGATTTCACTTATGGACCCTTTCACACTGAGGAAACTGGAAGTCTCAAGCGATAAATATTGGAGGAATCCATTCGTGTCATGTAAGAAGTGGagatttaatttatttttagtgtTCAACAAGTTTAACCTGTGTGAATTCATTGTATTGAATATCGAAAAAGACTACACAAGGAAATCAAAAGACCAACAATACGAACTTGTAGATGTCGAGATTATGCCATCGAATTCatcaaaaattatatacaccAAGTCTCATCTAGGGAAGATATTGACAGTTGGAGGTACCTATTTGGGCTATGATATTAAGAGAATAAACATGAATGGACTTTCAGAACAGGAAACTGACATCAGTAATCGCATTCCATTCGATGTAATTCTCGTTAGAAAGGCAAAAAAATATTCATCAAAACATAATTGGGTCCTAAAGAGAATGTTTAGG AGGAAAAATAATCAGAAAGATAAAGATAACGATATGGAAGAAGATATAGACGAAGATGAACTTTTGGACTTTAAGGAAGAAATTGTAAATAGAAAAGAGTTTCAAAAGGATATTGATTTCTATCGCAATCCAAG aGCAAAACCGCACAAGGAATTTGATATTACACCTTCCTCAGATATGTCAGATGAGTTCGCAATGAACAACTTATCGGTTCAACTGAAAGATCTTTCAATTCATGATGatgaatatttttaa
- a CDS encoding RNA binding protein, putative (Tap349e08.q2ks7.C.cand.60 - score = 49.20), with amino-acid sequence MSDSTKSDNIPPPTNAPKWYVQAGENDIRGPCDTESLKSLLKSLESEDKENLEQLEENTYIKGAVLTEEEEAKKRKREKKKLYLKRKKQRMESGEIAGSLKSHTVYVSGLPKDTTISEVAEVFKKAGLIKIDPHTTLPKIKLYTDEKGELKSDGTVTFVNKESIDLAIRYLDNYHFRDNCVIHVEQAKFEPRSTQIKPIPPSIKSELRKKYLAAKYEEKRLQGWSDTLDDGTGRRIVISKPMFSMEDAMKYEAGDEFYEELKEEILSEIKKYVEVEKVTPIARHPQGVVCIKFKNSSDAEVFISKFNGRMFDGRELEVYFFDGKTDLQAQTIPSNKIKKPVVETKLKEDEDDDVKCDWVEEQSSDEEFEIRTE; translated from the exons ATGAGCGATTCAACAAAATCCGATAATATTCCACCTCCTACAAACGCTCCTAaa TGGTACGTCCAAGCCGGAGAAAACGACATCCGTGGACCGTGCGACACCGAATCTCTAAAATCACTTTTAAAATC CTTAGAGTCAGaagataaagaaaatttagaaCAGCTTGAAGAAAATACGTATATAAAGGGAGCTGTATTAACAGAGGAAGAAGAGGCCAAAAAACGTAAGAGGGAAAAGAAAAAGCTGTATCTTAAGAGGAAGAAGCAGAGGATGGAGTCGGGTGAAATCGCAGGATCACTG AAAAGCCATACAGTTTATGTATCCGGACTTCCAAAGGACACAACTATTTCTGAGGTCGCAGAGGTGTTTAAGAAGGCAGGACTTATTAAAATTGACCCACATACAA CCTTACCTAAAATTAAGCTATATACTGACGAGAAAGGTGAACTAAAGTCTGACGGAACTGTCACTTTTGTAAACAAGGAGTCAATTGACCTTGCAATCAGATACCTAGACAACTACCACTTTCGAGACAACTGTGTCATTCACGTGGAACaa GCTAAATTTGAACCTCGATCTACTCAAATCAAGCCTATTCCACCTTCAATTAAGTCTGAGCTCAGGAAGAAATACCTTGCAGCAAAATATGAGGAAAAGAGACTCCAAGGGTGGTCTGACACTTTGGATGACGGCACTGGTAGACGTATCGTAATTTCCAAGCCAATGTTCTCCATGGAGGATGCAATG AAATACGAGGCTGGTGACGAGTTTTACGAGGAGCTTAAGGAGGAGATTCTTTCT GAAATTAAGAAGTACGTTGAAGTTGAAAAGGTCACTCCCATTGCTCGCCACCCACAAGGGGTTGTTTGCATAAAGTTTAAGAACTCTTCTGACGCTGAGGTTTTCATTTCG aaattcAACGGCCGGATGTTCGATGGGAGAGAACTTGAGGTGTATTTCTTTGATGGGAAAACTGATCTCCAAGCTCAGACAATCCCAAGCAAT aaaattaaaaaaccAGTAGTGGAAACGAAGTTGAAGGAGGACGAAGATGATGatgtaaaatgt gatTGGGTTGAGGAACAAAGCAGTGACGaggaatttgaaattagAACCGAGTAA
- a CDS encoding uncharacterized protein (Tap349e08.q2ks7.cand.68 - score = 143.15;~Apicoplast targetting peptide predicted by the PlasmoAP tool;~Signal peptide predicted for TA05860 by SignalP 2.0 HMM (Signal peptide probability 0.923, signal anchor probability 0.069) with cleavage site probability 0.589 between residues 20 and 21) yields MFESLLYIIFSLIFVLPILCRVTSPTKLSFVSHLSNNWHNKQHLNNQKRYLKNPEYIVPGTFEEWKKDMSRTVGVWSIYYPYDLFKAKHFMPGADIRPNLLFLDIAGRVRGPGEYGSPEGCYLLDSKEYHHMEDSNNVLHSRKCVMVMYGSIRYSNLRMILAGRMFYAGGLVLKGLDPLLNSTSAIFLGHTFLESYKNEYYMDFISKLKRKISFIDRQGNEIDPANWEYQKLDGYGSDFRWMHGNEKWKLLGPFTSYKSYGVNYDNGAENSFFSQYADEAIYNVFDPLEHFCRKFTSREYLEEEVHTIVRSVLKGSDKMTKIKVEDENYLNNLEEEVIKKHYCWF; encoded by the exons ATGTTTGAGTCCcttttgtatattatcTTCTCGctaatttttgttttacCCATTTTGTGCAGAGTCACTTCACCTACCAAACTTAGTTTTGTATCGCATTTATCCAATAATTGGCATAATAAACAACACTTAAACAATCAGAAAAGATATCTGAAGAATCCCGAGTACATAGTACCAGGCACATTCGAGGAATGGAAGAAGGACATGTCCCGAACAGTCGGAGTGTGGTCAATTTATTATCCCTACGATCTGTTCAAGGCGAAACATTTCATGCCGGGAGCAGATATAAGACCAAATTTGCTGTTTCTAGATATCGCAGGACGAGTTCGAGGCCCAGGAGAATACGGTAGTCCAGAAGGATGTTACCTTTTGGATTCCAAGGAGTATCATCATATGGAGGATTCTAATAACGTTCTCCATTCCAGaaa gTGTGTGATGGTTATGTATGGATCAATAAGATACTCAAACCTGAGAATGATATTGGCAGGTCGCATGTTTTATGCCGGAGGACTAGTTTTAAAGGGTCTTGATCCACTTCTTAATTCAACATCGGCAATTTTCCTAGGACACACATTCCTAGAATCATAC aaaaatgAGTATTACATGGACTTTATATCAAAATTGAAGAGGAAAATCTCATTT ATTGATAGGCAGGGAAATGAAATTGATCCCGCCAACTGGGAGTACCAAAAATTGGATGGGTATGGATCAGATTTCAGGTGGATGCATGGGAATGAGAAATGGAAACTACTCGGGCCATTTACATCATACAAAAGCTACGGTGTCAATTATGATAACGGGGCCGAAAATTCCTTCTTCAGTCAGTATGCCGACGAGGCGATTTACAATGTTTTCGACCCTTTGGAGCACTTTTGCAGGAAATTCACGAGCAGGGAGTACCTGGAGGAAGAAGTACACACAATAGTGAGATCAGTTTTAAAGGGGAGCGATAAGATGACAAAAATAAAGGTGGAGGACGAAAATTACCTAAATAATCTGGAAGAAGAGgtaattaaaaaacattATTGTTGGTTTTAG
- a CDS encoding uncharacterized protein (Tap349e08.q2ks7.cand.68 - score = 143.15;~1 probable transmembrane helix predicted for TA05855 by TMHMM2.0 at aa 210-232), which translates to MNLQNCQSYTNVIYKESTGFTHYSKQNQFRGIIAEAFEHLKGLNHLNICKYVNMLRLEGNTYLLFSEGYSLTLSQIFQTQCEEYIKSNFYTIVNQMLFGLQYLHSSGFYHGRFSLDCVSISDEGLAKISGYGTNYFNKIVNYMIKNSYKESKESYEDKEVYKNYIMNPFNNDEKNDFIDYVISSEYLTNLLPYMPPELIFFNGSEPKGHLFWFNVDIWSLGICILFIMSYVVSSSDLYNGSYPNGIDDKNDKIGNCHSEGNKGISKTEGYFEKLKNMFNSYESKSVFVESFFFVTYLLILINKFESQEPISALGLDIVKILNEKFKLFIKENEPLGDIGVVSEIFNKVNNKCGDLDIKEEVEEEIDQDKIGSQSESLVEESLMVSIEILTGREVLRNLISFNKKSTWGNSNCDSFLRDLNYLLTLVNDCLLITNSKRPQVIELITKNNILKMPQRITNDCLVKYSWFTYKEKTEDIESISDFSVPYSVELLKESQLNLSESGFFLSQVGLENVLYYWTLLGNDPGNTIPFEYKNKINVVYEENSSKETNSKQDCKTKVISNLEYFRRYKIGKVFLGELINHVKLANLFPMVIEHQLRPTCVYARQHCFIYQLLRIRRFKRLLNNPVENKRQIFAEAMIDIPPLLRKQIWCNLLDIVYRPSTKECPISSKYKFESMPPDIEQNLNFYNNDLLCSTNNLNQLLSSVEDLKRKIIHQQVPNSIYSFAIPLLLLYHNSKVYATVLNKMFSKYLKEFYSPTGSFVNNYLSEFSTILNFFDPEVSYHLRTIGAYSDSYALPWFMSLFSENTTVDQLYLIWDSILVHPKQYIKFLAVMIVHNIRERILGITDASVAISFISCVVDSLNVPMLMYLTTHMFNTWIEVINPKTLTNKYNMLNNQESLNQSEGTGFKSDSDTFTLDKNTLVFLSGEYPFERCFKLSIDTFSNIFNNCIIIDLRSIESYNLGHIPNSVHVNKVFSALSETDKKIGSISIPIFNTENNTDSDFNGVGGQTQVISSLIGLRNTSKSPWLHINTPESNKVVLAAGDGYDNDNEMLSLQRLIFEFRVQHVCYYRINTEEWPKVFTLSKI; encoded by the exons atgaatttacaGAACTGTCAGTCATATACAAATGTCATTTATAAAGAATCAACTGGATTCACACATTATTCTAAAC AGAACCAATTCCGTGGAATTATCGCAGAAGCCTTCGAACACCTCAAAGGGCTCAaccatttaaatatttgtaaatatgtaaatatgCTAAGACTAGAAGGTAATACATACCTTCTCTTTTCCGAAGGTTATTCACTAACTTTAAGtcaaatatttcaaacaCAATGCgaagaatatataaaatctAACTTCTATACAATAGTTAACCAGATGCTATTTGGACTGCAGTATTTACACAGCTCAGGATTCTATCATGGAAGGTTTTCATTGGATTGTGTGAGTATTTCAGATGAAGGATTGGCTAAAATCTCGGGATACGGAACCAACTATTTCAATAAAATAGTAAACTATATGATTAAAAATAGTTATAAAGAATCCAAGGAATCATATGAAGATAAAGAagtgtataaaaattatattatgaatccatttaataatgatgAGAAGAATGATTTCATTGATTATGTAATCAGTTCTGAATATTTGACAAACCTTTTGCCTTATATGCCTCCAGAACTGATATTCTTTAACGGCTCAGAACCAAAAGGCCATTTATTCTGGTTTAACGTAGACATATGGTCGTTGGGGATTTGTATACTTTTCATAATGTCCTACGTGGTTTCATCTAGTGATTTGTATAATGGTTCATATCCAAACGGTAttgatgataaaaatgacAAAATAG GAAACTGTCATTCTGAAGGAAATAAAGGTATTTCTAAGACTGAGGGGTATTTTGAAAAACTCAAGAACATGTTTAATTCATATGAATCAAAATCAGTATTCGTAGAATCATTCTTTTTTGTAACATATTTgcttattttaataaataaattcgAGTCGCAGGAACCCATCTCTGCACTTGGTCTAGATATCGTAAAGATATTAAATGAGaagtttaaattatttataaaagaaaatgaaCCCTTGGGTGATATTGGAGTTGTTTCagaaatttttaataaagtGAATAATAAGTGTGGAGATTTAGATATTAAAGAAGAGGTGGAGGAGGAAATTGATCAAGACAAGATAGGATCACAATCTGAGAGTTTAGTTGAGGAATCACTCATGGTGTcaattgaaattttaacagGAAGGGAAGTTTTGAGAAATTTGATATCATTTAACAAGAAATCAACCTGGGGAAATTCTAATTGTGATTCTTTTTTAAGAgatttgaattatttattgacATTGGTCAACGACTGTTTGTTGATAACGAACAGTAAGAGGCCTCAAGTAATTGAGCTAATTACGAAGAATAACATACTAAAGATGCCACAAAGAATAACCAATGACTGTTTAGTAAAGTATTCATGGTTTACGTATAAAGAAAAAACCGAAGATATAGAATCGATAAGTGATTTCTCAGTGCCATATTCAGTGGAGTTGCTGAAAGAGTCTCAACTAAATCTATCCGAATCAGGTTTCTTCCTTAGCCAAGTAGGCCTAGAGAATGTACTGTACTATTGGACACTGCTGGGAAACGATCCAGGAAATACAATACCatttgaatataaaaacaaaataaatgtGGTTTATGAAGAGAATAGTTCTAAGGAAACAAATTCCAAGCAAGATTGTAAAACTAAGGTAATAAGT AATCTTGAGTATTTTAGAAGGTATAAAATTGGGAAAGTGTTTCTAGGAGAATTGATTAACCACGTCAAACTGGCGAACCTATTCCCCATGGTAATTGAACACCAGCTGAGACCAACGTGTGTTTATGCAAGACAGCACTGCTTTATTTATCAGCTATTAAGAATAAGACGTTTCAAAAGACTCCTAAACAACCCAGTAGAGAATAAAAGACAAATTTTCGCAGAAGCAATGATAGATATTCCACCACTTCTAAGAAAACAAATTTGGTGTAATTTGTTAGATATAGTGTATAGACCATCGACAAAAGAATGTCCAATTAGttcaaaatataaatttgaatcaATGCCACCAGATATAGAACAGAACCTAAATTTTTAC AACAATGACTTGCTCTGCTCAACGAATAATTTGAACCAGTTATTGTCGAGTGTAGAGGACTTGAAAAGGAAAATTATACACCAACAAGTTCcaaa TTCAATTTACTCATTTGCAATTCCTCTGCTACTTTTATACCACAACTCCAAAGTGTACGCAACTGTTCTGAACAAGATGTTCtccaaatatttaaag GAATTTTACTCGCCAACCGGTTCTTTTGTGAACAATTATCTGAGCGAATTCAGCACAATTTTGAATTTCTTTGATCCTGAAGTCTCATATCACTTGAGAACAATAG gaGCGTACTCAGATTCATACGCTCTGCCATGGTTCATGTCTCTATTTTCAGAAAACACAACGGTAGACCAGCTCTATTTGATATGGGACTCAATACTGGTCCACCCAAAACAATACATAAAGTTCCTGGCTGTGATGATTGTTCATAACATAAGGGAGAGGATTTTgg GAATTACTGATGCAAGTGTGGCAATCTCATTCATTTCATGCGTTGTTGACTCACTGAACGTCCCAATGCTAATGTACTTAACGACACATATGTTCAACACATGGATTGAAGTGATCAACCCGAAAAcattaacaaataaatataacatGTTGAATAATCAGGAAAGTTTAAATCAGAGTGAAGGAACGGGATTCAAGTCGGATTCAGATACTTTTACACTGGATAAGAACACATTGGTCTTCCTCTCTGGAGAGTACCCATTTGAAAGATGTTTTAAGCTGTCAATTGATACCTTCTCTAACATTTTCAACAACTGTATCATAATTGACCTCAGGTCAATAGAATCATACAATTTGGGACATATACCAAA CTCAGTTCATGTAAACAAAGTCTTCTCAGCACTATCTGAAACCGATAAAAAGATAGGATCAATATCTATCCCAATATTCAATACTGAAAACAACACAGACTCAGATTTTAAT GGTGTTGGAGGTCAAACCCAGGTAATTTCAAGCTTAATTGGGCTAAGAAACACATCAAAAAGCCCATGGTTACACATTAATACTCCTGAAAGTAATAAAGTAGTCCTGGCGGCAGGAGATGGATACGACAACGATAATGAGATGTTGTCGCTCCAGAGACTCATATTTGAGTTCAGAGTACAACACGTATGCTATTATAGAATTAACACAGAAGAATGGCCGAAAGTCTTTACACTCTCTAAAATATAA
- a CDS encoding uncharacterized protein (Tap349e08.q2ks7.cand.68 - score = 143.15): protein MANASLLNDSSLKTRPVSRLLSLAKKRHEKYSFETEAETSKSDVKFSDKVTSTQSQFTFENEPLLESKADVKSSDKLVEKEGSQVYENVPNSTSADFKSYDSVVERPGDYLFENAPKVSSKADFKCGDAVSETSGEYLFENQPQLSTANVRSSDRLYETVENLVFENQPQLSKAHVRSSDQLEEKKESQVFENVPEESTANVRSSEQLEEKKESQVFENVPEVSRANARSSDQVEEKGESQVFENQPELSKAHARSSEQLEEKTQSQVFENVPEESTANARSSDQLNGSKESQVFENVPDEVSKADVTSYDPSPDLSKSQTVFECQRSTVSTADFSAFKPVEPKSQCVTTFEAQTSQHSNADVVYNKFDTPMKELSETMSKCRLDE, encoded by the coding sequence ATGGCAAACGCTTCTCTACTTAACGACAGTAGTCTGAAAACAAGACCAGTTTCAAGACTACTCTCACTAGCTAAAAAAAGGCACGAGAAATATTCATTTGAAACTGAAGCTGAAACTTCAAAATCAGATGTCAAGTTCTCGGACAAAGTGACTTCAACACAGTCACAGTTTACATTCGAAAATGAACCACTTCTGGAGTCAAAAGCAGATGTAAAGTCAAGTGATAAGCTCGTGGAAAAGGAAGGATCACAAGTTTACGAAAACGTCCCCAACTCCACGTCAGCTGACTTCAAATCTTATGACTCGGTTGTTGAAAGACCAGGAGATTATTTGTTCGAAAACGCTCCAAAGGTTTCATCAAAGGCGGACTTTAAGTGCGGTGATGCAGTTTCTGAAACATCTGGAGAGTATCTGTTCGAAAACCAGCCCCAGCTGTCAACGGCCAACGTCAGATCATCAGACAGATTGTATGAAACGGTTGAAAATCTAGTATTTGAAAACCAACCTCAATTATCCAAGGCGCACGTTAGGTCTTCAGATCAACTAGAAGAAAAAAAAGAATCCCAAGTCTTTGAAAATGTGCCAGAAGAGTCGACTGCTAATGTAAGATCCTCAGAACAACTAGAGGAGAAAAAGGAGTCACAAGTTTTCGAAAATGTGCCAGAGGTTTCTAGAGCAAACGCTAGGTCTTCCGACCAGGTAGAGGAGAAAGGTGAGTCACAGGTGTTTGAAAATCAACCTGAACTATCTAAGGCACATGCCAGATCATCTGAGCAGTTGGAAGAAAAGACACAATCACAAGTCTTTGAAAATGTACCGGAGGAATCTACGGCCAATGCAAGATCCTCTGACCAATTGAACGGAAGCAAAGAGTCACAAGTTTTCGAAAACGTACCAGACGAGGTCTCAAAAGCAGACGTGACATCATACGATCCTTCACCTGATCTTTCAAAATCACAGACGGTGTTCGAATGCCAGAGGAGCACAGTAAGTACTGCAGATTTCAGCGCATTCAAGCCAGTGGAGCCCAAATCGCAGTGCGTCACAACATTTGAGGCTCAAACATCTCAACACAGCAATGCAGATGTTGTATACAACAAGTTCGATACCCCAATGAAGGAACTCTCAGAAACCATGAGCAAATGTAGACTCGATGAGTAA